A genomic window from Fusarium oxysporum Fo47 chromosome VIII, complete sequence includes:
- a CDS encoding NAD-binding of NADP-dependent 3-hydroxyisobutyrate dehydrogenase-domain-containing protein: MGYPMAVNLVKGLGSSKSFLTVNVNQEALNEFQDEVKGFGKVSVVQNVYEATKAAYIVITILPTVTAVEAVYLDPNTGILAGAIAATTYSSPTNKLLIECGTIETAIIKKLAEAVEEASLKMSNTLSFVDAPVSSSPMGAIAGSLTFIVGVHQAKSAKVFPQIINNYLSVITSVAAAEALNIGVKAGLDLKLLLDVINVSGGQCWVTSKAKPVPRVMPNLLSLNRYVGGFRIEPCEKVLQMGSMLTEDVGIKTVLDRPAKAAFQEAMRDERYKGKDAQF, translated from the exons ATGGGATACCCTATGGCTGTCAATCTAGTTAAGGGACTTGGGTCATCCAAGTCTTTTCTGACAGTGAATGTGAACCAAGAAGCCCTGAATGAGTTTCAGGATGAGGTCAAGGGTTTCGGCAAAGTGTCGGTCGTCCAGAACGTCTACGAGGCAACTAAGGCAGCG TACATTGTTATCACTATTCTGCCAACAGTTACCGCAGTTGAGGCCGTCTACTTAGACCCCAACACGGGCATCCTAGCCGGTGCTATAGCAGCTACTACATATAGCAGCCCAACAAATAAGCTTCTCATAGAATGCGGTACCATTGAGACTGCCATAATCAAAAAGCTTGCTGAAGCTGTGGAAGAAGCTTCATTAAAGATGTCTAACACACTATCTTTCGTTGATGCTCCTGTCTCCAGTAGTCCTATGGGTGCTATTGCTGGCTCACTTACATTCATAGTTGGCGTTCATCAAGCTAAGTCTGCAAAAGTCTTCCCCCAG ATCATTAACAACTACCTCAGCGTTATCACCTCAGTAGCTGCAGCCGAAGCGCTCAACATTGGCGTCAAGGCTGGCTTAGATCTGAAGCTTCTATTGGATGTCATCAATGTTAGCGGCGGTCAGTGCTGGGTGACTTCCAAGGCTAAACCTGTGCCCAGGGTGATGCCGAATTTGCTGAGTTTGAATAGATATGTTGGTGGCTTTCGCATAGAACCGTGTGAGAAGGTATTGCAGATGGGTTCGATGTTGACTGAGGATGTTGGCATAAAGACGGTTCTGGATAGGCCGGCTAAAGCGGCTTTTCAGGAGGCCATGAGGGATGAACGATATAAAGGTAAGGATGCGCAGTT TTAA
- a CDS encoding mitochondrial carrier domain-containing protein, protein AVYLGLAAAAEFLGDIALCPFESVRIRLVSQPSYAAGCVSGLAKLAREEGISGLYSGLGPILLKQIPYTMATFLVYEKAIQIAYSVVDKRELSSIGVTGINLGAGLVAGLAAAVVSQPADTMLSRINKERAVTGESTSRRLVRIASELRLRGVYTGMQAHTVMVSGMTAVQFGIYGDIKKVRLNHDLLFCCDRWLRLLLILPCFRSLGQPMEWS, encoded by the exons GCCGTTTACCTAGGCTTAGCTGCTGCGGCCGAGTTCCTTGGTGATATCGCACTTTGCCCATTCGAATCTGTTCGAATACGGCTGGTGTCTCAGCCTAGCTATGCCGCCGGCTGCGTGAGCGGTCTAGCTAAACTagcaagagaagagggtATTAGTGGCCTCTACTCCGGCCTGGGTCCTATTCTCCTCAAACA AATCCCCTATACAATGGCAACATTTTTAGTCTACGAGAAAGCTATCCAGATAGCATATAGCGTTGTAGACAAGAGAGAGCTCTCGTCGATCGGGGTTACTGGTATTAATCTTGGTGCTGGGCTTGTCGCTGGATTGGCCGCTGCCGTCGTCTCTCAGCCGGCCGATACGATGTTGAGTAGAATCAACAAGGAAAGAGCAGTCACAGGCGAAAGTACATCCCGCCGCTTAGTTCGCATAGCTTCTGAGCTTAGACTGCGCGGTGTCTACACTGGCATGCAAGCACATACAGTTATGGTTAGTGGCATGACAGCAGTGCAGTTTGGCATCTATGGAGATATAAAAAAGGTGCGTCTGAATCATGATCTATTGTTTTGTTGTGACCGTTGGTTGAGACTTTTGCTGATTTTGCCCTGTTTCAGATCTTTGGGGCAACCGATGGAGTGGAGTTGA
- a CDS encoding glutathione-dependent formaldehyde-activating enzyme: MTEPSGENAVLTAQCQCKDLHFTLTVPSSLLPLRGHICHCSVCRWTHGTPCIFNAPIPAGIAPQFVPPSRLEKLTPYTFPGSNCVRYFCSRCGCHMGDVGPHDGKWCLATSLFPGGQAVFASRTHVYTKSAAPGSGAGGLFKYIPRIGDNELGTWNPSDSSELLAKPMPVEPGPDGRERLGARCHCGGVSFTLPRPTEETLNNDVMKKLVSPVDSTKWIARLDLSHESRLTSGAFVSAWVAVPLALYEPAIGPGLSVGASKTYTSSSPAEVRSFCGTCGATVFRMYRQKLLDGSQDVVDVSVGILRAPGGVLAEDWLTWNFDLVEGLQDGLVADEELARSLVDGLST, from the exons ATGACGGAGCCGAGTGGAGAGAATGCCGTCCTGACAGCGCAATGCCAATGCAAGGACCTCCACTTCACCTTGACCGTGCCCTCGTCTCTGCTTCCTCTGCGCGGCCACATCTGCCACTGTAGCGTCTGTCGCTGGACGCACGGGACGCCGTGCATCTTCAACGCCCCGATACCCGCGGGCATTGCCCCTCAGTTCGTGCCGCCCTCGAGGCTCGAAAAGCTGACGCCCTACACCTTCCCCGGGAGCAACTGCGTCCGCTACTTCTGCTCGAGATGCGGGTGCCACATGGGGGACGTAGGACCCCATGACGGCAAGTGGTGCCTGGCGACGTCGCTCTTCCCTGGGGGCCAGGCCGTCTTTGCCAGCAGGACGCACGTCTACACCAAGTCTGCTGCCCCCGGCTCGGGCGCGGGTGGCCTGTTCAAGTACATCCCCCGCATCGGTGACAACGAGCTCGGAACCTGGAACCCCTCGGACAGCTCCGAGCTGCTCGCGAAGCCAATGCCTGTCGAGCCAGGGCCGGATGGCCGGGAGAGACTTGGTGCTCGATGCCACTGCGGAGGCGTATCATTCACTCTACCTCGCCCTACCGAGGAAACCCTCAATAATGATgtcatgaagaagcttgtctCGCCGGTGGATAGTACCAAGTGGAT CGCTCGCCTCGATCTGAGCCATGAATCCCGCCTCACAAGCGGTGCCTTTGTCTCCGCGTGGGTGGCGGTACCCCTCGCTCTCTACGAGCCGGCAATCGGACCCGGTTTGTCAGTCGGAGCGAGCAAGACCTACACCTCATCATCACCCGCCGAAGTACGGTCCTTCTGTGGGACGTGCGGCGCGACTGTTTTCCGTATGTATCGGCAAAAGCTCTTGGATGGCTCGCAGGACGTCGTCGACGTGTCCGTAGGCATACTGCGCGCTCCTGGAGGGGTACTGGCAGAGGATTGGCTCACTTGGAACTTTGACCTGGTCGAGGGGTTACAGGATGGCCTTGTGGCTGATGAGGAACTTGCTCGCTCGCTAGTGGACGGATTGTCTACGTGA